One Saccharopolyspora erythraea NRRL 2338 genomic region harbors:
- a CDS encoding SDR family oxidoreductase — protein sequence MDLADRVVVITGAGNGIGAAMARRFARGGARAVIVSDIDGDASDAVADSIVESGGTALSRAADATSREDLRALVAMTRAEYGALDLFCSNAGVAFGTGVQAPAAQWARSWEVNVMQHVHAAQAALPAMLRGGQGHLLITASGAGLLSAPGDAPYTVTKHAAIGLAEWLAITYRERGIRVSALCPLGVRTDLLMPAIEARHPAAMAIAAAAPLRTPEEVAESVVEGLAAERFLILPHASAGAAYAHKALAPDAWIERTVEETAAATGKRS from the coding sequence GTGGATCTGGCTGACCGCGTGGTCGTCATAACCGGAGCCGGAAACGGCATCGGCGCCGCGATGGCGCGCCGCTTCGCCCGCGGCGGAGCGCGCGCCGTGATCGTCTCCGACATCGACGGCGACGCATCAGACGCCGTGGCTGACTCGATCGTGGAGTCCGGCGGCACCGCCCTCTCCAGAGCAGCCGACGCCACCTCCCGCGAGGACCTGCGCGCCTTGGTCGCCATGACCCGCGCCGAATACGGCGCGCTGGACCTGTTCTGCTCGAACGCCGGAGTCGCCTTCGGCACCGGGGTGCAGGCGCCCGCCGCCCAGTGGGCCCGCTCCTGGGAGGTCAACGTCATGCAGCATGTCCACGCCGCGCAGGCCGCGCTGCCCGCGATGCTGCGCGGCGGGCAGGGCCACCTGCTCATCACCGCCTCCGGGGCCGGCCTGCTCAGCGCGCCCGGTGACGCGCCCTACACGGTGACCAAGCACGCCGCGATCGGCCTCGCCGAATGGCTCGCGATCACCTACCGCGAGCGCGGCATCCGGGTCAGCGCGCTGTGCCCGCTCGGGGTGCGCACCGACCTGCTGATGCCCGCGATCGAGGCGCGGCACCCGGCGGCGATGGCCATCGCGGCGGCGGCACCGCTGCGCACGCCGGAGGAGGTCGCCGAGTCCGTCGTCGAGGGACTCGCCGCGGAGCGGTTCCTGATCCTGCCGCACGCTTCGGCGGGCGCGGCCTACGCGCACAAGGCCCTGGCCCCGGACGCGTGGATCGAACGCACCGTCGAGGAAACCGCGGCCGCAACCGGGAAACGGAGCTGA
- a CDS encoding type I polyketide synthase, which produces MSVAGSGGPLWPRTRVLGMSPAGVADAHLVSAVSRGGGFGVLDLAGMPTRAAEALLRVRNTSAAPFGVRSAGGCELGPGEVLAGPGVGAVVLGAGSPWTIRSVAAQSPAAGRIILVEVTDLDEALWAVADGADGLIARGNEAAGRVGELSSFVLLQRLLADYRVDLPVWVCGGIGPHTAAGAVAGGAAGVVLDSQLGLFPESSAPRRLREQLARADGSGTVVVDGHRVLAAGTPEEPGTGSRPVPFGQDAHLASLFARRYGTAEQAVRDIAAILARPAQDVDPVAQGAPLRRTLGADLAVAQGPMTRVSDQPEFAGSVAERGGVPFVAVALADGARTTELLRRTADVVGDRPWGAGILGFVSDDLRAQQLEAIRRVRPRCVLIAGGKPGQAARLEAEGMATYLHVPSPILLRQYLDAGARRFVFEGSECGGHIGPHSSFSLWEAQLDVLGGFLDEHPDARVEVFFAGGVHDGRSAAMVAAMAAPVAARGAGVGVLLGTAYLFTEEAVAHGAITELFQRRAVEAGSTATLETAPGHLTRCLHSPFVEEFRTASRELHADGVQAQERWRRLEELNTGRLRVASKGIRREGADLVAVGEREQLAEGMYMAGQVAVLREETTDIASLHRAVTEEAAALLRDRAAQSRATVAEPRREPLDVAIVGMACVFPGAPDLPAFWSNVLRGVDSVTEVPPERWNTEVYHRPPEEAEPGTTPSKWGGFLPPVAFDPLSFGIPPASMGSIDPSQLLSLQTARRALEDAGYGERAFDRVRTSVIFGAESGGDLADAGVLRALLPAYLEVLPPELDEQLPKLTEDSFPGTLANVIAGRIANRLDLGGANYTVDAACGSSLAAMDLACKELVQGSSDMVLCGAVDLHNGINDYLMFASAGALSPTGRCRPFDSAADGIALGEGVACLVLKRLGDAERAGDRVYAVVKGIGAASDGRSLGLTAPRPEGQHRALERAYRAAGVAPSGIGAIEAHGTGTVVGDGTELRTLTRFFTEAGARPGGCALGSVKSQIGHTKCAAGLAGVIKTALSLSFGVHPPTLHLRQPNPAWDPDSSPFRFTTSARPWTAPRSERAAGVSAFGFGGTNFHAVLTAGPAGAAERHGMRDWDCELFLFRGRGARDAMGELLALAERAELPLHALAATASERAEQESGSVRFAVVASDPAELAESLRAALAGEEAPGLFAAEEDRDPGRLALLFPGQGSQRPGMLAGLFVALPELRHLLDVDPAVSAVVYPPHAFDPSVAAAQFEALRDTRIAQPALGIVETALCELLARLEVRPDALAGHSYGELVALSVAGSYDYPALLRMSRRRAESILEATGDDPGAMAAVQGSEVDVAVALGALDVVVANHNSPEQVVISGTTGAVEEAVRLLREKSFGVKPVPVACAFHSPLVAGARDGFAPAVAAERVHPPRIPVWSNRTARPYDAVDAEQVRAELCAQIGAPVRFAEQIEDMYATGVRTFVEVGPGSVLTGFVRSVLGDRTYSAIACDPGTGGGLRGLLTAAARLAVAGVEVRTEWLFRGRAGIGEPVGADWVVDGHRVRRKDGGRVPNGLLPARRRPIAVVAATETSETTVDERERIVNEFLRGSREMVAAQRDVLLGYLDASRAPAPEQPAPAMPTRHGAEVERVEDLPTARPSAPETGEEIDAHRVVVEVIGKRTGYPAELVTGDLDLETDLSIDSIKRTEIAGILLAELGIQGGVSADEQEELSRQRTVNSIVRWIEQRTGGGSAVQRLVMRVVPAAEIANHETCEVGEKVVAVVHEPSQSLLRDAVRDELERHGATVLTSQHDELPSGRFDVLLCLNPLAGSDEPVVPQVFGLLRDAAARGASALLVAAPLAADAAPHDHAAGLRGLLRAVCRERDDLAGKLVELEVGEPAATARELVRELRTDDRIPVVQRRADVRTGFRLEPEPLDRRPLPEAADLGLDENSVVLLVGGARGITARFARELAATTGCRVELVGRTPCPAAPEDTATAGVTDPQELRRVLAADASSLAEAERQVHALLARREVARTLEEIRATGSPVTYHSIDVRDGAALGHLVKDLHTAHGGIDGVVHAAGVIDDRRMAEKDDASFRDVFATKAESAKVLLDALSQLGARPRFVTFFGSIAAVLGNQGQTDYAAANDALESLGAAWSARTGNRVLTVHWGPWAPSAEHGGMVSAELAREYERRGVRLIDPGDGPACLLRELAYGTAESVVYAASTW; this is translated from the coding sequence ATGTCTGTGGCCGGTTCCGGTGGCCCGCTGTGGCCGCGGACGCGGGTGCTCGGGATGAGCCCGGCGGGCGTCGCCGACGCGCACCTGGTGTCGGCGGTCTCGCGCGGCGGAGGGTTCGGGGTGCTCGACCTCGCCGGCATGCCGACCCGGGCCGCCGAGGCGCTGCTGCGCGTCCGGAACACCTCGGCGGCCCCCTTCGGCGTGCGCAGCGCAGGCGGCTGCGAGCTGGGACCGGGGGAGGTGCTGGCCGGCCCGGGTGTCGGGGCGGTGGTGCTGGGAGCGGGTTCGCCGTGGACCATCCGCTCGGTGGCCGCCCAGTCGCCGGCCGCGGGCCGGATCATCCTGGTCGAGGTCACCGACCTGGACGAGGCGCTGTGGGCGGTCGCCGATGGCGCGGACGGGCTCATCGCGCGCGGCAACGAGGCCGCGGGCCGGGTCGGTGAGCTCAGCTCCTTCGTCCTGTTGCAGCGGCTGCTGGCCGACTACCGCGTGGACCTGCCCGTGTGGGTGTGCGGGGGGATCGGACCGCACACCGCCGCCGGGGCCGTCGCGGGCGGTGCCGCCGGAGTCGTGCTCGACAGCCAGCTCGGCCTGTTCCCGGAGAGCAGCGCTCCACGCCGGTTGCGCGAACAGCTGGCGCGCGCCGACGGTTCTGGGACGGTGGTCGTCGACGGTCACCGGGTGCTCGCCGCCGGGACGCCGGAAGAACCCGGGACCGGCTCGCGACCGGTGCCGTTCGGGCAGGACGCGCACCTCGCGTCCCTGTTCGCCCGCCGCTACGGTACGGCCGAGCAAGCGGTGCGCGACATCGCGGCGATCCTCGCCCGGCCCGCGCAGGACGTCGACCCGGTGGCCCAGGGCGCACCGCTGCGCCGAACGCTCGGCGCCGACCTCGCCGTCGCCCAGGGCCCGATGACGCGGGTGAGCGACCAACCGGAGTTCGCCGGGTCCGTGGCCGAGCGCGGCGGTGTGCCGTTCGTGGCCGTCGCACTGGCCGACGGTGCCCGCACCACCGAACTCCTGCGCCGCACTGCCGACGTCGTCGGTGACCGGCCCTGGGGCGCGGGCATCCTCGGCTTCGTCTCCGACGACCTGCGCGCGCAGCAACTGGAGGCGATCCGCCGGGTGCGGCCCCGCTGCGTGTTGATCGCCGGGGGCAAGCCGGGGCAGGCCGCGCGGCTCGAGGCCGAGGGGATGGCGACCTACCTGCACGTGCCGTCGCCGATCCTGCTGCGCCAGTACCTCGACGCGGGTGCCCGGCGCTTCGTGTTCGAGGGTTCGGAGTGCGGCGGGCACATCGGGCCGCATTCGAGCTTCTCCCTGTGGGAGGCGCAGCTCGACGTGCTCGGCGGTTTCCTCGACGAGCACCCGGACGCCCGGGTCGAGGTGTTCTTCGCCGGTGGGGTGCACGACGGGCGGTCGGCCGCGATGGTCGCGGCGATGGCGGCGCCGGTCGCCGCGCGGGGTGCGGGCGTCGGGGTCCTGTTGGGTACCGCCTACCTGTTCACCGAGGAAGCCGTCGCGCACGGTGCGATCACCGAGCTCTTCCAGCGCCGCGCGGTCGAAGCCGGCTCGACGGCGACGCTGGAGACCGCGCCCGGACACCTGACCCGCTGCCTGCACAGCCCGTTCGTCGAGGAGTTCCGCACCGCCTCGCGGGAGCTGCACGCCGACGGCGTGCAGGCGCAGGAGCGGTGGCGACGGCTGGAGGAGCTCAACACCGGCCGGTTGCGGGTCGCCAGCAAGGGGATCCGCAGGGAAGGCGCCGACCTGGTCGCCGTGGGCGAGCGGGAACAACTCGCCGAGGGCATGTACATGGCGGGCCAGGTCGCGGTCCTGCGCGAGGAGACCACCGACATCGCCTCGCTGCACCGCGCCGTGACCGAAGAGGCCGCCGCCCTGCTGCGCGACCGCGCCGCGCAGAGCAGGGCGACGGTCGCGGAACCGCGTCGTGAACCCCTGGACGTGGCCATCGTCGGCATGGCGTGCGTGTTCCCCGGCGCGCCGGACCTGCCGGCGTTCTGGTCCAACGTCCTGCGCGGAGTGGACTCGGTGACCGAGGTGCCGCCGGAACGATGGAACACCGAGGTCTACCACCGGCCACCGGAAGAGGCCGAGCCCGGTACGACACCGTCGAAGTGGGGCGGTTTCCTCCCGCCGGTGGCCTTCGACCCGCTGTCGTTCGGCATCCCGCCCGCTTCGATGGGCAGTATCGACCCGTCCCAGCTGCTCAGCCTCCAGACCGCCCGCCGTGCGCTGGAGGACGCCGGATACGGCGAGCGGGCTTTCGACCGCGTGCGCACCAGCGTGATCTTCGGTGCCGAGTCCGGCGGCGACCTGGCCGACGCCGGGGTGCTGCGCGCCTTGCTCCCGGCCTACCTCGAGGTGCTGCCGCCGGAGCTCGACGAGCAACTGCCGAAGCTCACCGAGGACTCGTTCCCGGGCACGCTGGCCAACGTCATCGCCGGGCGCATCGCCAACCGGCTCGACCTCGGCGGGGCGAACTACACCGTCGACGCGGCGTGCGGGTCGTCGCTGGCCGCGATGGACCTGGCCTGCAAGGAACTGGTCCAGGGCAGCAGCGACATGGTCCTGTGCGGGGCAGTCGACCTGCACAACGGCATCAACGACTACCTGATGTTCGCCTCGGCCGGGGCGTTGTCGCCTACCGGCAGGTGCAGGCCCTTCGACAGCGCGGCCGACGGCATCGCTCTCGGCGAGGGGGTCGCTTGCCTGGTGCTCAAGCGGCTCGGCGACGCGGAGCGGGCGGGCGACCGGGTGTACGCGGTGGTCAAGGGCATCGGCGCGGCCAGCGACGGACGCTCGCTCGGGCTCACCGCCCCGCGCCCGGAGGGGCAGCACCGCGCGCTGGAGCGCGCGTACCGGGCCGCGGGCGTGGCGCCGTCCGGCATCGGGGCGATCGAGGCGCACGGTACCGGAACGGTGGTCGGCGACGGTACCGAGCTGAGAACCCTCACGCGCTTCTTCACCGAGGCCGGGGCCCGGCCGGGAGGCTGCGCGCTCGGCTCGGTCAAGAGCCAGATCGGGCACACCAAGTGCGCCGCCGGGCTGGCCGGTGTGATCAAGACGGCCCTGTCGCTGTCCTTCGGGGTGCACCCGCCGACGCTGCACCTGCGGCAGCCGAACCCGGCGTGGGATCCGGACTCCAGTCCCTTCCGGTTCACCACCTCCGCCCGGCCGTGGACCGCGCCGCGTTCCGAGCGGGCGGCCGGAGTCAGCGCGTTCGGCTTCGGCGGGACGAACTTCCACGCGGTGCTCACCGCCGGCCCGGCCGGTGCGGCCGAACGGCACGGGATGCGCGACTGGGACTGCGAGCTGTTCCTCTTCCGCGGCAGGGGAGCCCGCGACGCGATGGGAGAACTCCTCGCTCTCGCGGAGCGGGCAGAGCTGCCGCTGCACGCGCTGGCCGCCACGGCTTCGGAACGGGCGGAACAGGAGTCCGGCTCGGTGCGGTTCGCCGTGGTGGCCTCCGACCCGGCCGAGCTCGCGGAGTCGCTGCGGGCCGCCCTGGCCGGCGAAGAGGCACCCGGGCTCTTCGCTGCGGAGGAAGACCGCGATCCGGGGCGGCTGGCGCTGCTGTTCCCCGGCCAGGGGAGCCAGCGGCCGGGGATGCTCGCCGGGCTGTTCGTCGCGCTTCCCGAGCTGCGCCACCTGCTCGACGTCGACCCGGCCGTCTCGGCGGTCGTCTACCCGCCACACGCCTTCGATCCCTCGGTCGCAGCCGCGCAGTTCGAGGCACTGCGCGACACCAGGATCGCGCAACCCGCGCTCGGAATCGTTGAAACCGCGTTGTGCGAACTCCTCGCCCGCCTGGAGGTGCGGCCGGACGCGCTCGCCGGGCACAGCTACGGGGAGCTCGTCGCGCTTTCGGTCGCCGGGTCCTACGACTACCCTGCGCTGCTGCGGATGAGCCGCCGCAGGGCCGAGTCCATCCTCGAGGCCACCGGTGACGACCCCGGAGCGATGGCCGCGGTGCAAGGGTCCGAAGTGGACGTCGCAGTGGCGCTGGGCGCGCTCGACGTGGTCGTTGCCAACCACAACTCCCCGGAGCAGGTCGTCATCTCGGGGACGACCGGGGCGGTCGAGGAGGCGGTCCGGCTGCTGCGGGAGAAGTCGTTCGGCGTGAAGCCGGTCCCGGTCGCGTGCGCGTTCCACAGCCCGTTGGTCGCCGGGGCCCGGGACGGCTTCGCCCCGGCGGTTGCGGCCGAACGCGTCCACCCGCCGCGCATACCGGTCTGGTCGAACCGCACCGCCCGCCCTTACGACGCGGTGGACGCGGAGCAGGTGCGCGCGGAGCTCTGCGCGCAGATCGGCGCACCGGTGCGGTTCGCCGAACAGATCGAGGACATGTACGCCACGGGGGTGCGGACTTTCGTCGAGGTGGGACCGGGCTCGGTGCTGACCGGTTTCGTCCGGTCGGTCCTGGGCGACCGGACTTACTCGGCTATCGCATGCGACCCCGGTACCGGAGGCGGCCTGCGGGGACTGCTGACGGCGGCGGCGCGCCTGGCTGTGGCCGGTGTGGAGGTGCGGACCGAGTGGCTGTTCCGCGGCCGCGCCGGGATCGGGGAGCCGGTCGGCGCGGACTGGGTCGTCGACGGCCACCGGGTCCGCAGGAAGGACGGCGGCCGGGTGCCCAACGGGCTCCTGCCCGCCCGGCGGCGGCCGATCGCGGTGGTCGCGGCGACGGAGACATCGGAGACGACAGTGGATGAACGTGAACGGATCGTTAACGAGTTTCTGCGCGGCAGCAGGGAGATGGTGGCGGCGCAGCGCGACGTGCTTCTCGGCTACCTCGACGCGTCCCGCGCGCCCGCACCGGAGCAGCCGGCACCCGCCATGCCCACCCGGCACGGGGCCGAGGTGGAGCGGGTCGAGGACCTGCCGACTGCCCGGCCGTCCGCGCCGGAGACCGGCGAAGAGATCGACGCGCACCGGGTCGTCGTCGAGGTGATCGGAAAGCGCACCGGCTATCCCGCCGAGTTGGTCACCGGCGATCTCGACCTGGAGACCGACCTGTCCATCGACTCGATCAAACGCACCGAGATCGCGGGCATCCTGCTCGCCGAGCTCGGGATCCAGGGCGGGGTGAGCGCGGACGAGCAGGAAGAACTGAGCAGGCAGCGGACGGTGAACTCGATCGTGCGATGGATCGAGCAGCGCACTGGAGGCGGCAGCGCGGTGCAGCGCCTGGTCATGCGCGTCGTACCGGCGGCCGAGATCGCCAACCACGAGACCTGCGAGGTGGGCGAGAAGGTCGTGGCCGTGGTGCACGAACCGTCGCAGTCGCTCCTGCGCGACGCCGTGCGCGACGAACTCGAACGCCACGGAGCGACGGTGCTGACCTCGCAGCACGACGAACTGCCGTCCGGCCGTTTCGACGTGCTGCTGTGCCTGAACCCGCTGGCGGGGAGCGACGAGCCCGTCGTCCCGCAGGTCTTCGGCCTGCTGCGCGACGCGGCGGCACGCGGCGCCTCGGCGCTGCTGGTCGCCGCCCCGCTCGCCGCCGACGCGGCACCGCACGACCACGCGGCGGGATTGCGCGGACTGCTGCGCGCGGTGTGCAGGGAGCGCGATGACCTGGCGGGCAAGCTGGTCGAGCTCGAGGTGGGCGAGCCCGCCGCAACCGCGCGCGAGCTGGTGAGGGAGCTGCGCACCGACGACCGCATCCCGGTGGTCCAGCGGCGCGCCGACGTGCGCACGGGCTTCCGGCTCGAACCCGAACCCCTCGACCGCCGCCCGCTGCCCGAGGCCGCCGACCTCGGGCTCGACGAGAACTCGGTGGTGCTGCTGGTCGGCGGTGCCCGCGGAATCACCGCCCGCTTCGCGCGCGAGCTGGCGGCCACGACCGGGTGCCGCGTCGAACTGGTCGGCCGCACGCCGTGCCCCGCCGCGCCGGAGGATACGGCCACCGCGGGGGTCACCGATCCGCAGGAGTTGCGACGGGTGCTGGCCGCGGACGCGTCCTCGCTGGCCGAGGCCGAGCGGCAGGTCCACGCGCTCCTCGCGCGCCGCGAGGTCGCGCGGACGCTGGAGGAGATCCGCGCCACCGGAAGCCCGGTGACGTACCACAGCATCGACGTGCGCGACGGCGCCGCGCTTGGCCACCTGGTGAAAGACCTGCACACCGCGCACGGCGGGATCGACGGCGTCGTGCACGCCGCCGGGGTCATCGACGATCGGCGCATGGCGGAGAAGGACGACGCCTCGTTCCGCGACGTCTTCGCCACCAAGGCCGAGTCGGCCAAAGTGCTGCTGGACGCGCTCTCCCAACTCGGTGCGAGACCCCGGTTCGTTACCTTCTTCGGCAGCATCGCCGCGGTGCTCGGCAACCAGGGCCAGACCGACTACGCCGCCGCCAACGACGCGCTCGAATCGCTCGGCGCGGCCTGGTCCGCCCGCACCGGCAACCGCGTGCTGACCGTGCACTGGGGGCCGTGGGCGCCCAGCGCGGAACACGGCGGGATGGTGTCGGCCGAACTGGCCCGCGAGTACGAGCGTCGCGGAGTGCGGCTGATCGACCCCGGCGACGGGCCCGCGTGCCTGTTGCGCGAACTCGCGTACGGCACGGCGGAGTCCGTGGTCTACGCGGCGTCGACGTGGTGA